The Triticum urartu cultivar G1812 chromosome 5, Tu2.1, whole genome shotgun sequence genome contains the following window.
TTCGAGCGGAGAGCTCAAGAAGTTCTTgatttgtgtgtgtgtgcaggTAGGGGGAGGGAGTGAGCGATGGATGGCATGGTGGAATCCAACAGGGAGGCGGTGCAGAGCTGCCACAAGGTGCTGGACCTCCTCTCCAACCCCCATGGCCAGCTCGTTCCCCACAAGGACCTCGTGGAGGCCACGGGCGCCGCTGTCGCCAAGTTCGGCTCCCTAGCTTCCAAGATCAGCAGCGGCAATGGCCGACAGGGCCATGCTAGGTTCAGACAAAGGATCAAGAAGCCCATGCCTCTCTTCGACAGCAACCTCTTCCGGGACAGCCCTGCATCGGCTGCGGCTGCCGATGCTACTGCAGCACCACCCAAAACATCCAGTCCTGGCCCGAGCACCAGTCTCCAGCTGTTTCCGAGGTACCAGCAGATGGAGGCCTCCTCCTCCAAGGACCCTGTCAGGATCCCAGCAGCCCAATTCCCCCAGAGAATGGTTGTGGAGAACCCGTCGGTCGGTTCGAATGGACCGGCTCGCGGGCCGCCGCTCCAGCTCGTCCAGCCGGTGTCTGTCGCGCCGCCGGCGGGGACGCCGGCACCGGCATTGCCGGCGGCGCATCTCCATTTCATCCAGCAGCAGCAGAGCTACCAGAGGTTTCAGCTCATGCATCAGATGAAGTTGCAGAGCGAGATGATGAAGAGGGGCGGCCATGGTGATCAGGGTGGCAGCGCTGGTGCTGGCAAGGGTGTCAACCTCAAATTTGATGGTTCTAACTGTACGGGGTCATCCTCCCGTTCGTTCCTGACATCTCTGAGCATGGAGGGGAGCATGGCGAGCTTGGACGGTAGCCGCTCCAGCCGTCCCTTCCAGCTAGTTAGTGGCTCGCAGACGTCGAGCACCCCGGAGTTGGGCCTCATGCAGCAGAGGAGGAGGTGTGCCGGCAAGGAGGATGGGAGTGGACGCTGTGCAACTGGGAGCAGGTGTCACTGTGCAAAGAAAAGGTTGGAATTCGTTGTGATAAATTGATATCTGACTACTGTTATTATGGTAATTTTATGTTTTTTTATAAACCATCCTTTGTATGCAATTACAGGAAACTAAGGATAAGGAGGTCTATCAAAGTCCCTGCTATCAGCAATAAGGTGGCCGACATCCCGGCCGATGAATTCTCGTGGCGGAAGTATGGCCAGAAGCCAATAAAGGGATCCCCGCATCCTAGGTATATCGAAATACTTAAATCCTTTTTATCCCTTTATATACATTTGCCCGCGTATATAATTGTATTGCACATGATGTTTGCACTTTCTCTTTGCTGGCTTTGTCATTTTGTTATATTAGTAAACAAGTAGTAACAGTTGGTTTAATTTTGTTTTGTTCAGAGTTATagcttctcttttctttttttggcaAAACTAAGTATATATAACCATATCACTGGATGCATGATCTTCCAAAAAGTTTTCATCCACATGACTTACAGTAATTTTAAAAGTTGATAGCCCTGAATTAATGGGCTGACAATTCTAACTTCTAAGGCTAGATTTTATGGCCCAGTTGATTAGGTAATACCGTAATACTAGATACCGCTTATAGCAAAGTTTGGTTCAGATATCCTTTCCAAAAGTGTTTCCTTTGTTTTCAATCAAGTCAGTGTAGTTTCATTCTCAAGTTTGCTATAAGCATACATGCAGTTGAAAGGAAACCTGTTCTAATTCTGGTAGTATGCCTATTGCAATCAAAGAAAGGTTACAGCTGACATCCTCTAATTCCCAGCCCACTTCACCTGCTTTGTTCTTTCTTCAAACAGGCCACTTAAGAATGTACGTGTGTGCACCATTGTCTTGCAGGGGTTACTACAAGTGTAGCAGCGTGAGGGGCTGCCCGGCCAGGAAGCATGTCGAGAGGTGCGTCGACGACCCCGCGATGTTGATCGTTACCTACGAGGGCGATCACAACCACAACCACAACCAAGCTGCGGCAGCCCAGCCAGCCTGACCTTTCGGGTCTCCATCGTCGTCGCAGACCGCTTTCGATAGCCTCCGTTTTCTAGAGAAAGACATGAAAAAAGaagatgaaaaaagaagaagaagaagaagaagaagagactAGCCTGTACATACTCTTCTGTTCCTAACTgcgggggagggggtgggggaggaTGATTCAGCTCTTTCAGGAGAATCCATGGCGAAAGGGATTTAATTTACCGCGTAGATTGTCAATTTAGTGGTGTTTCTCATCGATCAGACTCATAAATTTTGTAGActtttccttctttttttttTTGCCCCTGTTGTCTCTGTGTCTGTTGGTCCTTAGGACTGTCCTGTGCTGTGTAAGATTGAGCTGCAGTTATATGTCGGGGGTTGGTGTTACTGTAACCGTGCAAGGGGGTTGGAGAAGGCAGGTAGCTGGCAGTGCCTGTTAAAGTTGCGACACCTAGGAACAAAATGTACCCCTCATCTTTCGGTCAATTGGATTGGTGGATCGCCTGATACCTTTGACATGGGTTCCTGTTTCGCACAAGTGCTGTTTCCGTGGTGTCACTGCAGGTCTTTTTTGTTCTCAAGCATTTGATGTGTACCCCTTTGTTGTTTTCTTCAACATGTTTCATCAAAGATCATTAGATCTTCATTCAACGGCTGAAAATAGATCGGGCACTATACATCTTCAACGTTCAACTTCTTTTTCCTCGTGCAGCCGCCGGCCAACCCAGACCTAACCGCCCGCCTCTGCCTCGCCGCCCCAACCTCCCCCCCACTGCCATGCTGGGAAAATTCACCTGAAAAATCGTCAGCATAATGCGTGGGAAAGAATCGCAACATGCACAACGCCAGTCTTGATTAACATTTTAAAATGcatgttcaacattttttcaaatggttgattaacatttttatatacttGATCAATAAAATTCATCATTtcttaatacatggtcaacatttttcatatacacatttaacattttttaaatgctagattaacatttttcaaatacttgttcaatattttttcaaatgcttgattaatatttttatatacataatcatcattttttcaaatacttgtacatcatttttcaaatacttgtccCACATTTTTCAAACAGTTGTTCAACATTTTTATTTCAATTGCTTGATTAaaatttttatatacatgatcaacattttttcaaatatttgttcaacatttttcaaaaaaattcaaatacttatttaacatgtttcaaatgttttttgttatatatatatataatattttaAGATATAATAAACAAAATTacaaaaataaagcaaaaaaacgAAATCAGAAAACGAGGCTGTGGCCTCTCGCGCGCCTGGGCCGGCCCAATGCGCCCTCCCCTTCAGCGAGCATTCCCTTCAGCAATACTCTACTCCTGGTTTTGTGGTTCTTCTGTATATTTCTCTCTTTCCGACAAATGTTGCCAACTTATCCTTTTATACTTCAAGGGCCTAGTTGACTTCCCTTCTGTCTGTACGTGACATTATGAACACGAATAATAGATATATGACGACCGCAAGCCTTTTAAATTGTACACACGTAGCCAACGATCATCGGTCAGGGTATGGTACGACGCGATTGTACCCCATATATGGACATCGTACCCACGCCTAGGGAGGGACCACCACTCTCTTTCATGTGAGAACCCGAAATTAACTTTCAGACCCTCGTGTGTATATTTGTCAACCGTAGGATTATTGTTAACAACACAACGAAATGGTATCATTGCACAATACGTAAAAATATTACAAGTTTAGTAAATCTTGCCACAAGGCATACATAGAGAAATGTCTCATGACATTTATTACAATCAAAAAACAACGAAAAATAAAATGCGTAGCGACTCCATCTCAGCCACAGGCAGTCGATGTAGTCCACGTGACCTCACTCCTACGGATCGCCATAGTAGTCATGGTCATCACCTCCGTCTTGATGAAACTCTGTTATCAACAAAAGTATTGCCATGAGTACATTACGTACTCATGTCGCATGCCTCCATCGGAGAAGGTCCTAATAGCTACATGTGGCTTCAAAGCAAGGTTGTATGGCTCATTTGCATAAAAGCTAATTTTGTTTGGAAACAATATAGCAGTTGGATAAAAGCAATTTTAATGAAAACATGTTTTATCTCTAGAATAACTTTTATCAAAGTGAGGATCCTTGATCAACTCACATCCTTCATAGGTTCCAAGAATAGGGGCAAAGAGGGAAAAAGCAAGACATGCCCTGTATGTCAATAAAGATTCATGTGTCATCCATGACCGTGGACAcaactattcgaatagttttacactatgtagaggttgtacactttacccacacGTCACAATCCCGACTTGTTGCTACTAGCTGTCGCTAGAGTAGTACACCATTTGGTATACCGGCAGGGAAATTGTGACGAGGTCTTTCATTATACCACGATTACTGTGCCAAGCCCACTAGGTTTCAACACGGAAGTAACCGTAGTTCACAGTCCGGGCTCCCTTTTGTGCCGAGGATACTCCTCGCAAGGCAGCTATCCCAAGGAGACGACAGGAATCTACGGCGGAGCTCCGTCAACTACGCCTAGATAGACAAACTCGAGGAGGATCGGAGCCCGGAAGACAAACTCGAAGAAGAAGCGCCGCAATCCGCCCGAGTGCCGTACCTGCGAGGACTAATGAACCCTAACCTAAATTACTAGCCAATGCGGGGACACCAGGATGCCCCTCCCCGCCACCGGTCGCCGGAGCGGCATGCAGAGGGTAGGCGTATCCACGGGCTCACCGGCGAAGTCTGGAGGGAAGAGTTTACCCTAGCCTTCAGGGGATAGGGGAGGGAAAAATAAGATGAATCTAGAAGACATGTCCCTTTTTGCATTGCAATATTTGGCATTGACCCAAATATTGGCTACTAATTGACTGGTTGCAAAACTGAGTACCCAACTTTGTATAGGGTTATTATTATTTTTGCAAATCTTGCCATTGCAAAACTTTTGAAGGAAAACCAAACATACCACATACgcttacttgatgaagtggaagcAGCTTGCCAAACATGCATAGCTAGAATTTACCAATTTCTAAATTTGAATTTTCTGGATTGGCAGGGCCGCACAAACGCATACCCCCCATCTACCAAAAATCATGACATCCATTCTCTCAATTGGGGAGATGGTAGAACAACACGCTCACCAAATGCAATTTGAGCCGTGGATCTAGGCCACGACCCTTCTTTATAAGTCATCAGCCCCGTCCAGGTAGGGGTAATGCTGCATCGGTGACCTATGTGCTCATTATATAGACTTGATTTATCACCGCCGCCTCCTCTCACcagcgaggtggtactaaaccAAGCCAGAGCATAGTGGAGCAGAAAAACATATCTTTTGTATTTTTAGAAAACACAAATATTTTGAATTGTTAAAAACACTTTAATAAAAAATTTAAAATGTATCACATATATCTTCtagttttgaatttttttatacaattttgattttttttcatgtATACCCGTTGTCATCCCGATGTGGGAGGGAAGCTCCCACCACCTGAGGGGCAACAGACATGGGCGAAGAAAATTTTACCTTTTGTATTTTAAGGATATGCATGTATTTTAAATAGTTGAAAATATTGTAATAAAATACTAAATTTAAAATATTATACTCCCATATTAATTTTCATTGATTTAGTACAATACTTTTTTGTAAAAAAGTTCAGCTTGTACTAAATGGGAGTAGATTTATTTCTTAGTTTTAAAATTTATTCATACAATTTGGAACATTTTGTCATGTATAGTATATCAAATAGTATGCACAGTACAACAGAAAAATATGATGTAAACCACCAAAAAAATGTGTAATAGGGTACCAATTTGAAAATATCTATGTATGTCAAAATAAACACCTATAACTATTTAAAAAACATCCACGATAGAAATTTCAGAAAAAAAGGAAACACAAATAGAAAAGGTGAACAAAAAGACCTGTTAAACGTGGCATTCAGGACTGAGTATTTAGCACCAACGCACGACACATTATTTATCAATTTTAAGAAGTGAATATTGGGTTTGCCGTTTTGGCTCTGGGGAACATCTGCTCCTGGATAATAGCAAATTGAAAAAAAAACAGTAAATAAAATTTAAACTTTCTGATTTCTTTGTAGATATTATTGTTAGTGTAATAAGCATGCTTGACAAATATCATGAGAAACAGGATAGCACTGCTTTGTTCGTGGAATTTTTTTGTAATAATTATAGGTAGCATTTGGTGTTCGTCTTGCGTTATTCTTTTGCACAGGTCAAAATAtttaagcccccccccccccccccccccaaaaaaattACAAGTAGCATCTGACCATGATACAACACATCtaattttttcagatttttttaacATTTGTAAAATGCATTTTTCATGCGAAGCAGCATATGCTCCAAGGAGCTGAATTGAATTTCCAGTTAATCTTTGTCTTTAAATGTAAGAAATACATGGTGGGTATTGCTATTTTCCAGTCCTTATTAAATGAGTTGTATCTCTACTTCTAATGaagcagttggtagtctccgcCGGTTAATTTTCATCCCACCTATTATGGTATTTTTTTCGTCCCACCTTCGCTGGTTTTTTTCGTAGATTTGTTTTTCGTCCCCTCCCCCACTTCATCGGTTTATTTTCATGTCACCCTCTCACATAACGAAAGAAATCTGAACATATCAGAACCTTCCATATCAGCGCAAGTTATTTAGTAATGTAGAATTAATCACGAACaatctctaaagatcaaatctaaattaattaaccttaccttaaatcactcaatcacattaattagaaaacaaatatttgattttcaGAAAAATCGCTCAATCACATTAACCTTACCTTAACTCACGGATGGTAATCAATCTCCAAAAAAGGAAACAATACATCGAGGGAGCAGTAAATAAACTTCCTTTCTGATGACATGTATATGATCTTTCCTTCTCTCTCCGTTGTCGAGCGTTCTTGATTCTCGAGGCCGATGCTTGGGCTGCGTCACTGGGTCGCGACGGTGCCGAAGGACGAGGACGACGAGGCCGGGTGCCGCGGCACCGCGTTGGCCGCGGCCGGTGAAGGGGGCGAAGAAGGGCGGCTTCCCTAGCCCTGGCCGTGGCCCTGGGAATTGGTGCGCTGGAAGCAGCACTTGAAGGACATGGCGTGGGTGACCGGCGCGCAGACGCACTTGGAAGCGGGCCCGTGGGCCGCGCCGTACGGTGCCGACGCCGACCCGGGCCACCTCCTCCGTGTATTCTTGGAGCTGTGGCTGACCGATTTACATGAAATTAATTTCCTCAGTTGTGGTGGCAAATATAATACACATAATTCATATTATTATGCACtagcgcgcgcgtgtgtgtgaaatagatggattatggtcctgtacccaataagatggatatgtctgtgtgttagagagaggaggggggggggggaggggggagagggggagagagagagtgaggaagagggagggagagTGTGTCTGTGAGGATTTGATGATAAAAAAGGTCGCCAATgtcacttgatatgtatgaataTTAATATTGAACTCTTAAAATTAATGTGGCACCGTTGTAACGCACGTGCGTTCTTCTAGTTAACACTAAAGATAGGGCTTTGATCTCTCACATTGCCACCAAATATTAtatcagttttgctaaagcacatttAGATGTgtcataagtattgcacatctaagttcTATGTCAATTTTATGTCAAGATTCGTGtaaattttttttcttttttatgctTGATTCACTCATTTAGATGTGCAATAATTAGGGCACATTTAGATGTGCATATACCCATATTATATATATACACCTATAAATGCTATATATACGTATGCTGTCCTCACGCATAACCCAAAAAAAAAGCATCAAGCACCAGCAATACATACACAGTATCGCCCCGCACACATAACCACTAGCTTCGGAAGCTGAGATCGATGAGGGCCTTAATGGGCAAGCTCCTCGCTGTCGCCACTGCCCTTGGCGCCGTCTTGATCATCTCAACCAGAGCCTACGCGAACCTGGAGGCGACGTGCATGGCGGCGCCCGCCATGGCCACGCGCTTCAACTACAGCTTCTGCGTGAAGGCATTGTCGGCAGTGGCACAAACCGGGGATGGCGCGCGGGAGCTCGCCAAGGCCACGGCGAACATCGGCGCCAAGTTGGCCGCCGCCACGGAGGCCAAGGGCCCGAGGCCAGGGCGAGGCTGGAGGATCCATGCACGCAGCCCAAGGTGTACGATGAGATAATTGCATCTATAGTTCTTGTAGTCGCTGATGACGTTTAACTTGGTTCCGGAACTTGTGTATTGCTTCAATACGGTTCTGGTACAAAAAAATATGTACTCAGTATGGTTCCTGAGGTTGAAACAGCAGTCCTAGCTCTACACGTTGCATACGTATCTCGTATTTTCATAGCTGACAGGCCCATTTGTCTGTCTATGGGCtgagaaataaaaagaaaaaacatGCAGGGCTCATTTGTCTTTGGGCAATAGAAAGAAAAAACACGCCGAGAAATAAAAAGAGAAGAGCAAACCGTGGGCTGAGAAAATATATACTCAGTACGGTTTCTGAGATTGAAACAGCAGTCCTAGCTTTACACGTTGCATACGTATCTCGTATTTTCATAGCTGACAGGCCCATTTGTCTGTATATGGGCtgagaaataaaaagaaaaaacatGCAGGGCCCATTTGTCTTTGGGGCAATAGAAAGAAAAAACACGCCGAGAAATAAAAAGAGAAGAGCAAACCGTGGGCTGAGAAAATACGTACTCAGTACGGTTCCTGAGGTTGAAACAGCAGTCCTAGCTCTACACGTTGCATACGTATCTCGTATTTTCATAGCTGACAGGCCCATTTGTCTGTCTATGGGCtgagaaataaaaagaaaaaacatGCAGGGCTCATTTGTCTTTGGGCAATAGAAAGAAAAAACACGCCGAGAAATAAAAAGAGAAGAGCAAACCGTGGGCTGAGAAAATACGTACTCAGTACGGTTCCTGAGGTTGAAACAGCAGTCCTAGCTTTACACGTTGCATACGTATCTCGTATTTTCATAGCTGACAGGCCCATTTGTCTGTCTATGGGCtgagaaataaaaagaaaaaacatGCAGGGCCCATTTGTCTTTGGGGCAATAGAAAGGAAAAACACGCCGAGAAATAAAAAGAGAAGAGCAAACCGTGGGGGTTCGAACATGGCAAGCTCGGCACCAGCGCTGGGCGAGGCAACCACCATGCCAGGTCCACGCTATTTTCTATTATGGGGATCCATCCTCTATTATCTGGATATATAGTTGTCTTTTAAAAAATCGTGAatttataaaatgttcatgaGATTTTAAAATAAAAATCCGCCGATTCAAAAAATGTTGATCATTCAAAAATAAAAGTTCGTGTATACGAAATATGTCGATGAATTTTTTAAAATATTCATAACAATGTTTGGGAATTTTTAATAAATGTTGACTGCttcaaaaaaatattcatgaattcataAAATGTTCGTCACAAACAAAGAATGTTTCTGAATTTCAAAAGTTGTTCTCCAATTACAAGTCATTATGGGGAATTTTATCAAACTATGCAAACTTTTCTTTTACATTGTATAAACATTTGAAATTTTCACATACATTATTTATAGGGTCGCGctaactgccacacgtgtggcaggaAGGGAGAAGCACCA
Protein-coding sequences here:
- the LOC125510558 gene encoding protein WRKY1-like is translated as MDGMVESNREAVQSCHKVLDLLSNPHGQLVPHKDLVEATGAAVAKFGSLASKISSGNGRQGHARFRQRIKKPMPLFDSNLFRDSPASAAAADATAAPPKTSSPGPSTSLQLFPRYQQMEASSSKDPVRIPAAQFPQRMVVENPSVGSNGPARGPPLQLVQPVSVAPPAGTPAPALPAAHLHFIQQQQSYQRFQLMHQMKLQSEMMKRGGHGDQGGSAGAGKGVNLKFDGSNCTGSSSRSFLTSLSMEGSMASLDGSRSSRPFQLVSGSQTSSTPELGLMQQRRRCAGKEDGSGRCATGSRCHCAKKRKLRIRRSIKVPAISNKVADIPADEFSWRKYGQKPIKGSPHPRGYYKCSSVRGCPARKHVERCVDDPAMLIVTYEGDHNHNHNQAAAAQPA